In candidate division KSB1 bacterium, the sequence GTTCAGCACCGCCTCGGTGACGCTTTCGCTCTCTTCGGGCACCGGAACGTGCGTGCCGAGGGCTTTGTGAATCTCGCGGGCTTTGTTCAGGAGCACATCCAGCACCACGCCGTCCATCGGGTTGTCGGCGCCGTAGTAGCGAATGACGCGCACCTGTTCGGCGGGCTGGCCGTAGCGGTCCACGCGTCCCTCGCGCTGTTCGAGGCGGTTGGGGTTCCACGGCAGGTCGTAGTGAACGGCGGCGGTGAACTTTTCCTGCAGATTGATGCCCTCGGAAAGGCAGTCGGTCGCCGCCAGCACGCGAGGGCGGTCGGGCGAAATCTCTTCGATGCGCGCGCGGCGTTCCTCGTCCGCCTGCCGGCCGGTGATGCAGACGACTTGGGCGTTGGGGTATTCCTCCGCCAGGCGCTTTTGCAGCGCATCCGCCACATACTCGGCGGTGGCCACATAGCGGCACCAGATGATGGGATGAAAGCCCTCGCTGAGCAGTCTGGTGACGGTCCGGATCAAGCCTTCCAGTTTCGTATCGTGCCCTTGTTCCAGGATGGCGGCGGCCAATTTGCCCAGTTCGCGCAGTTTACGGCGCTCGGAATCGGCCAGATCGGCTTCGGCCTCCTCGATGGGCGGGGTCGGCTGCTCGTCATCGGTGCGGTCGCTATCGGATTCGAAGACAAACCTTCGAAAATCAATCTCGTCCTCTATTCCCTCTTCTCCTTTCTCCCATTTCCCTTCTTTCTCCCCCTCTCCCGCTCTCCCATGTCTTACCTCCAGCGCCGTCAAAGCCGCCGCCGGGCTGGACATGACGCAGCGCAACAGCGCCAAAGCGCCCCAGTAGCGCACGCGGCGTTTGCGCTCCTCCAGCGTGTTACCGGTGCGTACGATGTCGGCGCAAAAGGCGTAGGCTTTGTCAAATAGAAGGCGGTAAGCGGGTGAAAGTCGATAGGTCTGATCTTCGGTCAGTCGTTTGGGGAAGCAGGATTCGCCTTCCCACTCGTGTTCGATGTCGGCGCGGGTACGTTGAACGAAACGGCGCGCCAATTCCACCAAATGATTTTCGCTCAACTCGTTCACATCCCACGTTGCAAAGCGCGGCTCGAGTAAGCCGAGCAGGGAGCGAAAAGCCGATTCGATGCCGCTGTGCGGGGTGGCGGTGAGCAGGATGAGATGACGGTTCGGGTCTTGGGCGACCAGCTGCAGAAACTTGTGACGCTGTTGCTGATTTTGGTTTATCGCCATGGCTGCGCCGTGCGCCTCGTCCACGATGATCAGTTCCGGCGCGTGGAGCAGAAAAGCTCGGCGGTTGCGGTCGCTCTTTACCCAGTCGATGCTGATGACCTGCACCGGATAATGCTCGTAAAGGGTGCGGGTGGGCGGCTTGTTGCGCTCCAACTGTCCCACCGTGCCGGAACGAATGACCACTGCCTCGTGAAAGTTGAATTTCTCCGCCAGTTCCCTCTGCCACTGGTCGCAAAGATACGGCGGACAAAGCACGGCCAGGCGGCGGATTTCGCCGCGCTCCCACAGTTCGCGGGCGATGAGCAGCGCTTCGATGGTTTTGCCTACGCCTACGTCATCGGCGATCAACATTCTTACCGGATCGAGCCGCAGCGCCATGAGGAGCGGTACGAACTGGTAAGTGCGCGGCCGGATGGAGATGCGTCCGAGCGAGCGGAGGGGAGAGGCGCCTTCGCGCAAGGTCAAGCGCGCCGCCTGCCACAGCAATTCGGCGCCGACTGCATCGGAAATGTCATTCGGCGTCGGCAGGGGAAACTGCGCGGGCGTAGGACGCTCGTCGGGTAGGCTGGAGCCGATAAGATTTGTCAGCTCCTTGTCCAGGATGAGGGTTTCGTCCACTGCGCCGGTGAGCGGGCGCAGAGCATAGAGGTTGGGATCCGAATGGGGAAGGAGTACCCAATAGCGGTTGCGGCAACGGACAATGCTTCCCGGGTTCACGATCGTTCCTTGTTTGTGAGAGTCAAGGGTAAAGGGCATGATCGCCTTCCGGGACGTCGTCGGATTTTCGGCTCTCGCCGCGCTCCGGCACGGCACGGAATGCTGAAAGATTATAGCAAGATTTCGGTTTTTCCGCAAAACCTTTTTGCCTTAATACGGAATGCGGATAGCGCGCGGCCAGGATTTGTCGGATCTTTTACGGAACTACTCGGTGGATGCGCACCTCGTAGCCGCCGCCGTTAAAGCTCTGCAGGAGGGGAAAACGGTCGAACAAAGCCCGGTAACGGGCTATTTCATCCGCATAGCGCTGCGGCTCGCGAAAGAAGCGGCCGTACATTCCCCGGCTGAAGATGAGGACTTGGAAACCTTGCTCAAGAAAGGCGTCGGGCGGCTGCTCGATCAAGGCGCGAAAACCTTGGACCTGATAGCGTTGCGGGTCGATGTAGGGGGAGTAGGATTCCAGGGCGATTTTGCTTCCCTGCGGAACATGGGCGTAAACCCATTCGCGCGCAAGGTCGCGGCTGTCCGGCTGCAGACGTGCCGAGAGATCGCGATGGGTAATTCGCAGCGGCTGCAGGAGAGCGAGCAGCGCCAAAAAAAGCGCGGCGAAGGAGAATTTGCTCTTTGTGCGCTGTCGAATTTCGTGATGCAGCCAAAGGATCAATTGGGCCGCCAGGAGCGCCGCAAAGGGGATGATCGGCAGAAAGGTGCGGTCGTTGCGGACTTTCATCAGGCTGATGAAGGCAAAATAAATGAGGGGGAACGCCGACAGGAGGATGACCCCGCGGTGCCGCTGCCGAATGCCGCGCAGGATCTGTAAAGCGGCAAAGAGGTAAATGAGGGCGCCGGTTTTTGCCATATAATGCAGGTACCAGAACAGCGCCTTTCCCTCCATTCCCGGATGGCCGGCACGGCTGTAGTGGGAAGCCTCAAAAAGGACTTTTCTGATGAATGTGCGAAAATCGAATACGGCAAAGGGCACAATGAGGAGAAACATGGCGATGCCGGCAAGAGGCGCATATGCGAGTCGGCGATCAAGGAGCGGTCGATCCCGGTGCAGAGCATGGGCGACAGGAATGAGGGCGGCAATCGGCAGGGCGTTGTACTTGGCGGCGGCGGCCAAGCCGACGGCCGAACCGGCGGCGAGATAATCGCGCAACCGGCCGCGTTCGAGGATCCGCAGTGAAAAAGCAAGTGCTGCGACGCAGAAAAAAGTCATCAGCACATCCGGGCCGACGATGCGGGAATTGTCGATATGGGTCGGCTCGACGGCAAGCAACAGGGCGGCGAGCAGTCCGACGGCCGGCCCGTCGAGCCGTTTGCCGAGAAAATAAACCAGCATTACGGTTGCCAGGCTGAACAGGGCCGTAATGAGTCGGCCCATGATCATTGTGCTCGGGTAGGGCACGAAATAGCTTCCCATGACCTGATTGCGGGCGGGCAAAATGTCCTGCGGACTTGCAAATTTACCGATTGCTTTGCCGATCCAGTAGTAGGGCACGTAGGCGGCGGCGTTGACGTAAAAGAGCATGGAAGGGTAATTGAAAAAGTGCGGATTGAGGTCACCGGTCTTGAAAATAGCCTGGCTGATTTGGACCCAACGCGGCTCGTCCGGGTGATAGACGTAGGGCAGTCGGTCTTCGATCTTCCAAATACGTAAAATCAACGCCGGAAGAAGAACGGCGGTCAGAACAAAGCGCTGCAACAGGTTTTTCATTTCGTATCAGCTTTTCCGGTTAGTCGTTCCGCGGTACTCAAGTAGGATCGGGATTGTTGTATTTTTTTCGCTGATGTTTTTAAAGACGGAGCGGTTTATTTGAGGCGGCAACGCGCGGCCATTCGCCTCCGCCGACAAAAGGGAAGCGCCTCGATTGCGCAGAGCCGATCAGCGCTTCCCTTTCGTCGAGATGAGGTTATTTATAGAGCACTTGGATGAGTTCGTTATGGGGATTGCCGTTTGCGTCTACAATCGCAAAGCTGCCTTTATAGTCCCAGTTGGCCCAGCCGATGCCGTTTTCTTCCAGCACCGAGCGGACATCGCGATACCAGGCGAGGCGGTCGGCTTGGGGAACGGTCGGTAGGCATCCCCATTCGCCGCAGTAAAGCGGCAGGCCGGTCTGTTTGGCCAGCGCCAGCGGCTTCTGGATCATCTCGATAATGGTTCCGCGATCGAATTGGCGGACGTAAGGCTTCATGATCTCCTGCAGTTCGGGCGGAAACGGCGCCAGGTCTTCCTGCGTCACGGTTACGCCCGGATACCGCACCGGTCCGGTGTAATCGCGGATGTGCGCCCAACTCGCCTTGTAGTGGGTAAAGGCCAGCGGCTCATAAAAGTGAAAGCTGAGGAGGATGTTGGGGTCGTTTTCCGGCACGCGGAGCCGGTCGAAAGTGTCGACGCTTTGCCAGCGGTTGGAGCCGATGACGATGACGCGCTTCGGTTCCCGCTCGCGCACCACGGCAACGGCGCGCGCGACGAGCTTGTTCCAGTCCTCGGGATCGTCGGCGACCGGTTCGTTCATCAGCTCATAAGCGACCATGCTCACCGGCCGGTTTTTCAGCGCATCGGAGAGTTCCCGCCAGCATTGCAGAAAGCGCTCCTGCGCCTCGGGCTGTGTCCAAAGAGGTTTCTCTGCAGCTATGAAATGGTGCGAGCGGAGGATGTGCAGGTCGACGACGGCGCGCAGCTTGTACTTGGCGCACCAGTCGAGACCGCTGTTGAGCAGCGCAAAGGCCTCGGCTTCCTGGTTACCCTGCTCGTCCCACATCTGTTCCTCATCGATGGGGATGCGCAGATGGTCGAGACCGAGTCCGGCCAGGAATTGTACGTCCTTTTCCGTAAACCAGGCGCGTCGCGCTTCGCCGCGGCGGTCGCTCTGCGACAGCCAATGCGAGATGTTGACGCCGCGCTTGACGACGAATTTTTCCTCCGCTGTACGGCTGCAGCCGATCAGGGCAACCGACAGCAACAACAGAGCTAACCCTTTGCTACGCATCGTAGGACTCCTTTCTTCAAGAGATCCTTGCTCGAAGGACAGTTATTTCCCGCATTTTTGGTCATTGGCCGACCCTGCCGAACCGCACTGCAGAGCGCCTTGGTTTAGTAAAATAAACAATCGCAAGGCAATCTTCAAGCGAGAAACGCTTTCTCATGATGCGGCGTTGACGGCAATCTGCTGAAAGTCGGCAGAAACGGCACGGGAGAGGAGACGTTGGTTCGGAAGTCTCGGCAAGGGAGCGCTTGGCTTTTCACCGCAATTTGACTATATTTTGTCGAGGAAAGAAGAATCTTTGAGGGAGGAAAATGGAAAACGTTGCAGAACTGGCTAAAATGATCGATCACTCGCTGCTGCATCCGACCCTGACGGACAAGCAGCTCAAAGAGGGGTGCGCTTTGGCGGCCAAGTATCATGTGGCGTCGGTGTGCATCAAGCCGTACGCGGTCAAACAGGCGGCGCAGTGGTTAAAGGGGAGCGATGTCGCGGTGGGGACGGTCATCGGTTTTCCGCACGGCAATTCGACGGTCGAGGTCAAGGTCGCCGAGACCGAGCGCGCCTGTCTGGACGGCGCGACGGAGATCGACATGGTCGTCAACATCGGCAAGGTGCTGAGTCAAGATTGGGATTATGTCGAGCAGGAGATCGGCGCGGTGCTGGATGCGTGCCGTCGCCGCAAGGCGCTGCTCAAGGTAATTTTCGAGAACGATTTTCTGCCCGATGACGAATACAAGATTACCCTTTGCCGAATCTGCAGTCGGCTGGGCGTCGATTTCGTCAAGACGTCCACCGGCTATGGTTTTGTCAAGGCCGAGGACGGTCACTATCACTATTTCGGCGCCACGGATCACGATCTCAAGCTGATGCGCGAACACTGCGATCCCAAGGTGCAGGTCAAAGCGGCAGGCGGCGTGCGGACGCTCGATGACCTGCTGCGCGTCAAGGCGTTGGGAGTGACCCGCGTCGGCGCCACGGCGACGGCCGCCATTCTCGAGGAGGCCAAAAGGCGCTTTCAAGGCGGGGCGAACACCGCGCTGCCGAACGAAACGGCGCCCGGATATTAGTCAAAGGCGCGGAATATGGCGTTGAGCTTTTTATGCTAACGACAGGCATCGGAAGCCGAGTCCGCGGCTTGGCGGATAATCCTCATATTCTTTAGCCGCCTGTCGTCGGGAGCAATTCACTCTTACGAGGGGGCAAAAGGTCGAATATTAAAACGTGAGGAGCAGATGAAAGCAGTCATTAAAAATCTTCCCCCTTTGCCCAACATGCCTTGGGAGGAGCGGCCGCAAGGCAGTTCGGAGATCGTCTGGCGCTACAGCAAAAATCCGGTTATCCCGCGCGATGCGCTGCCCTTTTCCAACAGCATTTTCAACAGCGCCGTGGTGCCGTTCAAGGGCGAGTTTGCCGGCGTGTTCCGCGTCGACAATACGACGCGCGAAATGAAGCTGCATCGCGGCTTCAGCAAAGATGCGCTCAACTGGCGTATCGATCCGCAGCCGATTCGTTTTCAGTGCGACGATCCGGAGATCGGCAACTTTGTCTACGGTTACGATCCGCGCGTGGTCTGGATCGAAGACCGCTTTTGGGTCAGTTGGTGCAACTGGTACCACGGCCCGACCATCGGACTTGCGTGGACCAAGGATTTCGAGACCTTTCATCAACAGGAAAATGCTTTTCTGCCCTTCAACCGCAACGGCGTGCTCTTTCCGCGCCGCATCCGCGGCAACTATGCCATGCTCAGTCGGCCTTCCGACAACGGCCACACGCCCTTCGGCGACATCTATTACAGCGAGAGCCCGGACATGCGCTATTGGGGCAATCATCGCTGGGTGATGGGCACGATCGGCAATTCCTGGCAGTACACCAAAATCGGCGGCGGGCCGGTGCCGATCGAAACCTCCGAAGGCTGGCTGCTGATTTACCACGGCGTGCTGCAGTCGTGCAGCGGCTTTGTCTACAGCGCCGGTGTCGCTTTGCTGGATCTCGATCAGCCGTGGAAGGTGATCGCCCGCGCCAAACCCTACATTCTCAATCCGCGCACTCTTTACGAATGCGTCGGCGATGTACCGAACGTCGTGTTCCCCTGCGCCACGCTCTGCGATCCCGATAGCGGGCGGCTGGCGATCTATTACGGCGCGGCGGACACGGTTGTGGCGTTGGCCTTTGCCTACGTCGACGAACTGATCGAGCTCATCCGCACCAACCATTGGTAAGCTTGAATTGCTGAAAGGCAGGGAGCCGTGTTGCGGCTGATCGATCTGTTTTGCGGCTGCGGCGGCATGACGTTGGGATTCGTGCAGACCGGCGCCTTTACGCCGGTTTTTGCCGACGACATCGACGCCGCCGCGATGGCTTCTTATCGCGCCAATTTCGATCCTCGGGGAGAGCATTCGGTGCTCGGCGATCTCGAGGCACTATTGCGCAACGGTTTGCCGCTGCCTGCAGCCGAGGTGGTGATCGGCGGACCGCCCTGCCAGGGGTTTTCGCTGCTCAATCGCAAGCGGGCGGGGGATCCTCGGCAGGCGCTGTGGCGGCCGTTTTTAGCGGCGGTCGATCGCTGCGGTGCCGAGGTGATCGTTATGGAAAACGTGCCGCAGCTTCTCTCCTCTGCAGAGTATCATCTCCTGAAGGAGGAGATGCGGCGAATGGGGTTTGATTTCATCCGCGCCGCGGTGCTCGATGCCGCTGATTACGGCGTGCCGCAGCGCCGGCGTCGGGCGATTATTCTTGCCGCCAAGCGGATGCCGATCGAGCTGCCGCTGCCGACGCACGGCGATCCGGCGCTTGCCAAGATAAACGGGCTCTTACCGTGGCGCACGGTGCGCCAGGCGATCGCTGATCTGCCGGAGCCGGTATCGACCGAGATCGGCGGGCCGCCGCCTTTGAACCTGCACGTGCGCCGCACGCCGACGCCGGAAAGCCTCGAACGCTATCGGGCGGTTCCGGAAGGCGGCAACCGCTTCGATCTGCAGCGCAACCGGCCCGATCTGACGCCGCGCTGCTGGCGCGACAAGCCTTCGGGCGGCGTCGACGTTTTCGGCAGGCTCTGGTGGGATCGGCCGTCGGTGACCATCCGCACCGAATTCTACAAGCCGGAAAAAGGGCGTTATCTGCATCCCGAGCAGCATCGGCCGATCACTCACCGCGAAGCGGCGCGGCTCCAAAGTTTTCCCGATGAGTTCGTCTTTATGGGGTCAAAAGCCGAGATCGCCCGTCAGATCGGCAACGCCGTGCCGCCGCTTTTGGCCAAGGCCATTGCCGAACAGGTACGGGAAGCCTTTCTGCAGAGCGCCTAAAGAACCTTGACGAAAATGCACTTGTCATCCCCCGGCGCATAGAAATCCTTGAGCGTTGCTTCCAGGATGCAGCCGTTCGCCAAGTAAAAGGCGCGCGTCGGCGCATAGAGCTCGCGGCCCGAGGTTTCAATGTAGAGACGTTTGCCGCCGGCCTGCCGCACCGCCGCTTCACATTCGCGCAGCAGCGCTTTGCCGATTCCTTGGCCGCGTACCTTTTGATGGACTGCAATCCAATAGAGATCCCAGGAAGCCATTGTGCAGGGAATGGGGCCGTAGCAGGCATAGCCGACCGTCTTGCCGTCGATTTCGGCAAAAATGAAATGGTAGCCGGAGGCTTCGCCCTTTTCCAACCGCTCATTCACCAATTCTACGGCGATCAAGACTTCGGCGGGATAAAAGAAACCGGCGGATTGGACGATTTCGCGCACGGATTCGCGATCCTGCGGCAGGACAGTGCGGCGGAACGAGACAAGAGGGGGGTTCATCATCATCTTTCTCTGTTTTCAGCCCGGCCCGGAAAACCAGGACGGGGTACAATTGATGCGGAATCGGAAACCTCGGGCAAGGTACAAGACGGTCGGCGGTTAGGAAAAGACGCCTGAAAAGCGTTTTCGACGATGCGGCCGATCAGCTGCGCGTAGCTGAGACCGGCTCGGGCTGCAGCGGCGGCAAAGCCGGCGTCGGGCGAGATGCAGGGGTTGACGTTGATCTCAAGGATCCACGGCCGGTTCTCGGTGTCGACGCGCAAGTCCACGCGCAGGTAACCGCGGTTTTCGAACAGTTCGGCGGCGCGGACGGCGAGTTCATTAAGCTGAGCAAGAAGAACCTCGTCATTGCCGGCAAAGTCGAAGGAGCGCACGGTGTGGCGGTATTCAAAGGAATCCTCAGTCCACTTGGCGGCATAATCGACGATGCGCGGCTTGTCGGGCGGATAATCGACGAAGCGGATCTCCGCCGGCGGCAGGACCTCGAAGGTTCTGCCGTTTATAAGCAAAGAGACGTTGAATTCGCGGCCGTCGATGAATTGCTCGATAAAATAGACTCTTCGGCGGTCTTGGCGGCGCTGCAGTTCGGCGGCCAATTCCTCCTTGTTGCGGCAGACGGCCGCCGCATCGATGCCGATCGAAGCGTCTTCTTTTGCCGGTTTCAGGATAAAAGGCGGATCAAAGGGCAGCCGGCCGTCCTTCGGCAAAGTCGTCGTCCAATCCGGCGTCGGCAGACCGGCGCGGCGCAGCAGGGTTTTGGCTCTCGGTTTGTCGGTCGTCAGGTGAATGCCGCGTGCGGAGCCGCCTGTAAAGGGCATACCGAGGTCTTCCAGCAGTTCGGCGACACGGTAGG encodes:
- a CDS encoding glycoside hydrolase family 5 protein translates to MRSKGLALLLLSVALIGCSRTAEEKFVVKRGVNISHWLSQSDRRGEARRAWFTEKDVQFLAGLGLDHLRIPIDEEQMWDEQGNQEAEAFALLNSGLDWCAKYKLRAVVDLHILRSHHFIAAEKPLWTQPEAQERFLQCWRELSDALKNRPVSMVAYELMNEPVADDPEDWNKLVARAVAVVREREPKRVIVIGSNRWQSVDTFDRLRVPENDPNILLSFHFYEPLAFTHYKASWAHIRDYTGPVRYPGVTVTQEDLAPFPPELQEIMKPYVRQFDRGTIIEMIQKPLALAKQTGLPLYCGEWGCLPTVPQADRLAWYRDVRSVLEENGIGWANWDYKGSFAIVDANGNPHNELIQVLYK
- a CDS encoding glycosyltransferase family 39 protein, translated to MKNLLQRFVLTAVLLPALILRIWKIEDRLPYVYHPDEPRWVQISQAIFKTGDLNPHFFNYPSMLFYVNAAAYVPYYWIGKAIGKFASPQDILPARNQVMGSYFVPYPSTMIMGRLITALFSLATVMLVYFLGKRLDGPAVGLLAALLLAVEPTHIDNSRIVGPDVLMTFFCVAALAFSLRILERGRLRDYLAAGSAVGLAAAAKYNALPIAALIPVAHALHRDRPLLDRRLAYAPLAGIAMFLLIVPFAVFDFRTFIRKVLFEASHYSRAGHPGMEGKALFWYLHYMAKTGALIYLFAALQILRGIRQRHRGVILLSAFPLIYFAFISLMKVRNDRTFLPIIPFAALLAAQLILWLHHEIRQRTKSKFSFAALFLALLALLQPLRITHRDLSARLQPDSRDLAREWVYAHVPQGSKIALESYSPYIDPQRYQVQGFRALIEQPPDAFLEQGFQVLIFSRGMYGRFFREPQRYADEIARYRALFDRFPLLQSFNGGGYEVRIHRVVP
- a CDS encoding ATP-grasp domain-containing protein, whose translation is MTAVVLYNAVSKDSAPDEQDVLVEAAAVSAALQELGFAVELLAAATSLDRLRGDLLQLKPTLIFNLVEAFCGRSRDAYRVAELLEDLGMPFTGGSARGIHLTTDKPRAKTLLRRAGLPTPDWTTTLPKDGRLPFDPPFILKPAKEDASIGIDAAAVCRNKEELAAELQRRQDRRRVYFIEQFIDGREFNVSLLINGRTFEVLPPAEIRFVDYPPDKPRIVDYAAKWTEDSFEYRHTVRSFDFAGNDEVLLAQLNELAVRAAELFENRGYLRVDLRVDTENRPWILEINVNPCISPDAGFAAAAARAGLSYAQLIGRIVENAFQASFPNRRPSCTLPEVSDSASIVPRPGFPGRAENRER
- the deoC gene encoding deoxyribose-phosphate aldolase; its protein translation is MENVAELAKMIDHSLLHPTLTDKQLKEGCALAAKYHVASVCIKPYAVKQAAQWLKGSDVAVGTVIGFPHGNSTVEVKVAETERACLDGATEIDMVVNIGKVLSQDWDYVEQEIGAVLDACRRRKALLKVIFENDFLPDDEYKITLCRICSRLGVDFVKTSTGYGFVKAEDGHYHYFGATDHDLKLMREHCDPKVQVKAAGGVRTLDDLLRVKALGVTRVGATATAAILEEAKRRFQGGANTALPNETAPGY
- a CDS encoding DNA cytosine methyltransferase, translated to MLRLIDLFCGCGGMTLGFVQTGAFTPVFADDIDAAAMASYRANFDPRGEHSVLGDLEALLRNGLPLPAAEVVIGGPPCQGFSLLNRKRAGDPRQALWRPFLAAVDRCGAEVIVMENVPQLLSSAEYHLLKEEMRRMGFDFIRAAVLDAADYGVPQRRRRAIILAAKRMPIELPLPTHGDPALAKINGLLPWRTVRQAIADLPEPVSTEIGGPPPLNLHVRRTPTPESLERYRAVPEGGNRFDLQRNRPDLTPRCWRDKPSGGVDVFGRLWWDRPSVTIRTEFYKPEKGRYLHPEQHRPITHREAARLQSFPDEFVFMGSKAEIARQIGNAVPPLLAKAIAEQVREAFLQSA
- a CDS encoding GNAT family N-acetyltransferase yields the protein MMMNPPLVSFRRTVLPQDRESVREIVQSAGFFYPAEVLIAVELVNERLEKGEASGYHFIFAEIDGKTVGYACYGPIPCTMASWDLYWIAVHQKVRGQGIGKALLRECEAAVRQAGGKRLYIETSGRELYAPTRAFYLANGCILEATLKDFYAPGDDKCIFVKVL
- a CDS encoding glycoside hydrolase family 130 protein encodes the protein MKAVIKNLPPLPNMPWEERPQGSSEIVWRYSKNPVIPRDALPFSNSIFNSAVVPFKGEFAGVFRVDNTTREMKLHRGFSKDALNWRIDPQPIRFQCDDPEIGNFVYGYDPRVVWIEDRFWVSWCNWYHGPTIGLAWTKDFETFHQQENAFLPFNRNGVLFPRRIRGNYAMLSRPSDNGHTPFGDIYYSESPDMRYWGNHRWVMGTIGNSWQYTKIGGGPVPIETSEGWLLIYHGVLQSCSGFVYSAGVALLDLDQPWKVIARAKPYILNPRTLYECVGDVPNVVFPCATLCDPDSGRLAIYYGAADTVVALAFAYVDELIELIRTNHW
- a CDS encoding DEAD/DEAH box helicase, coding for MNPGSIVRCRNRYWVLLPHSDPNLYALRPLTGAVDETLILDKELTNLIGSSLPDERPTPAQFPLPTPNDISDAVGAELLWQAARLTLREGASPLRSLGRISIRPRTYQFVPLLMALRLDPVRMLIADDVGVGKTIEALLIARELWERGEIRRLAVLCPPYLCDQWQRELAEKFNFHEAVVIRSGTVGQLERNKPPTRTLYEHYPVQVISIDWVKSDRNRRAFLLHAPELIIVDEAHGAAMAINQNQQQRHKFLQLVAQDPNRHLILLTATPHSGIESAFRSLLGLLEPRFATWDVNELSENHLVELARRFVQRTRADIEHEWEGESCFPKRLTEDQTYRLSPAYRLLFDKAYAFCADIVRTGNTLEERKRRVRYWGALALLRCVMSSPAAALTALEVRHGRAGEGEKEGKWEKGEEGIEDEIDFRRFVFESDSDRTDDEQPTPPIEEAEADLADSERRKLRELGKLAAAILEQGHDTKLEGLIRTVTRLLSEGFHPIIWCRYVATAEYVADALQKRLAEEYPNAQVVCITGRQADEERRARIEEISPDRPRVLAATDCLSEGINLQEKFTAAVHYDLPWNPNRLEQREGRVDRYGQPAEQVRVIRYYGADNPMDGVVLDVLLNKAREIHKALGTHVPVPEESESVTEAVLNALFLRGGYKTHGGQLNLDLADSVISLHHQWERDAERERITRTRFAQRALKPEEVKRELEAADAVLGDPEAVRVFVQEAAQRLGMGLKREGKKGEVEKRRGGEVWVIDVSPAATRGLPEAVRFALPQRKDGFWRIAFTSPTPEGAEYLGRNHPFVAALARFLLEEALTKGGSARAARGGVIATRAVAEKTVLLLLRVRYLVHIPDQAPLFSEEVRVLGCRGDAEHPDWLPEAETLRLLAEAQPDANLPLAKKKEILEAALKAYPALEPHLRPPIEARARDLTEAHKRIRKAMRLRVQELTVEAQWPVDVLGVLVMEGVKGG